The Apium graveolens cultivar Ventura chromosome 11, ASM990537v1, whole genome shotgun sequence genome has a window encoding:
- the LOC141695340 gene encoding uncharacterized protein LOC141695340, giving the protein MKSYLKAMSLWEAIESDVEPTLLPQNPTVAQIKKRDEEVAREAKALSCLHSAVSEEIFTTIMSCDTPKEAWTKIKEEFEGNQQTKLMQILNLKREFEMMRMKNNEGVKEYGSRLMSIVNQIKLLGGDFSSQRVVDKLLVTLPERYETKISSLEDTKDLSKLTVSELINSLHAVDQRRSMREEEIGGKNEGLLLAKASSSKGTGNKVQCNHCHKMGHEEKDCWYKGKPQCYKCKKYGHLAKNCRFQNDEERMTQLIEGEPLL; this is encoded by the coding sequence ATGAAATCATATTTGAAAGCTATGAGTTTGTGGGAAGCAATCGAGAGTGATGTTGAGCCAACCCTTCTTCCACAAAATCCAACAGTAGCCCAAATCAAAAAACGTGATGAAGAAGTGGCTAGAGAAGCAAAGGCACTTTCATGTCTACATTCGGCTGTGTCGGAAGAGATCTTTACAACTATTATGAGTTGTGATACTCCTAAAGAAGCATGGACAAAAATTAAGGAAGAATTTGAAGGCAATCAACAAACCAAACTGATGCAAATTCTGAACCTCAAGAGAGAGTTtgagatgatgagaatgaaaaaTAATGAAGGCGTCAAGGAATATGGGAGTAGGTTGATGTCCATTGTTAACCAAATCAAACTACTTGGTGGAGATTTCTCAAGTCAAAGAGTAGTGGACAAACTTTTAGTGACTCTTCCTGAGAGGTATGAAACTAAAATTTCCTCACTTGAAGATACTAAAGATCTTTCGAAATTAACTGTTTCAGAATTGATCAATTCACTTCACGCCGTGGACCAAAGGAGATCAATGAGGGAGGAAGAAATTGGAGGAAAAAATGAGGGACTGCTATTAGCTAAAGCTTCATCCTCAAAAGGCACAGGTAACAAAGTTCAATGCAACCATTGTCATAAGATGGGACATGAAGAAAAAGACTGCTGGTACAAAGGAAAGCCACAATGCTACAAATGCAAAAAATATGGGCATCTGGCAAAGAATTGTAGATTTCAGAATGATGAAGAAAGGATGACACAATTGATCGAGGGAGAACCACTCCTTTAG
- the LOC141698526 gene encoding uncharacterized protein LOC141698526, protein MKKNCELCKGAARVFCESDQARLCWSCDAKVHSANFLVARHVRSLLCHSCHSPTPWSGSGHKLGRTISICEPCVKPRVSNNTESRGANDEESESGIDYDTDEDVNEQDELVEENREDGEDNQVVPLSSCSSESHRYRPDIDINISPEGSDDYVAADLMSKDDLKSSSPRRMDTVAGSCTVGDEDSYIHDSSSIRPFKLRKLEANRVGVAQNSSSCSRIGEALRTFNHRKDRKILGGGGGGGAHECFDLDLNECPSN, encoded by the exons ATGAAGAAAAATTGTGAGCTATGTAAGGGTGCAGCCAGAGTATTCTGTGAATCAGACCAGGCTCGTCTGTGTTGGAGCTGTGATGCAAAGGTGCACTCAGCGAACTTCCTGGTGGCTAGGCACGTCAGGTCTCTTCTCTGCCACTCCTGCCACTCTCCCACGCCCTGGAGTGGCTCCGGACACAAGCTTGGTCGTACTATTTCCATTTGCGAGCCTTGTGTTAAGCCTCGTGTTTCGAATAATACTGAAAGCCGTGGAGCTAATGACGAGGAATCTGAATCTGGAATTGATTATGATACCGATGAAGATGTTAATGAGCAAGATGAATTGGTGGAAGAGAATCGAGAAGATGGTGAGGATAATCAGGTGGTGCCTTTGTCTTCTTGCTCTTCGGAGAGCCACCGATATCGACCTGACATCGATATCAATATCTCTCCGGAGGGATCAGATGATTATGTAGCAGCAGATCTAATGTCCAag GATGATTTGAAAAGTTCATCTCCTCGCCGGATGGATACTGTGGCTGGTAGTTGCACTGTAGGTGATGAAGACTCATACATTCATGACTCTTCATCAATAAGGCCTTTTAAATTGAGGAAACTAGAAGCTAACCGAGTCGGCGTTGCACAGaacagctcaagttgttcaagGATCGGGGAGGCATTACGAACATTCAACCATCGCAAAGACAGGAAAATTCTGGGAGGTGGAGGTGGAGGTGGAGCGCATGAGTGCTTTGATTTGGATCTGAACGAGTGTCCTTCAAATTAA
- the LOC141695066 gene encoding frataxin, mitochondrial-like, with the protein MGRLNAVRRLLQAKTLISPLSSRLSSPISRSLLLSPPQFLLEPSNCYSTSAPYVSRIFCSSGPSGQDDNASLGPVAVDYSGLLQEDEFHKLADSTIHHLLEKIEEFGDSMDIDGFDIDYRNQVLTVKFGNLGTYVLNKQTPNRQIWMSSPVSGPSRFDWDRNAEAWVYRRTKNYLFEILESELEQLCGNTISLS; encoded by the exons ATGGGCCGTTTAAACGCAGTGAGAAGGCTCCTCCAAGCAAAAACTCTAATATCACCACTTTCTTCTCGTTTATCATCACCAATATCACGATCCCTACTACTCTCGCCTCCCCAATTTCTTCTAGAACCTTCTAATTGTTATTCCACATCAGCCCCCTATGTTTCTAGAATCTTCTGCTCTTCTGGGCCGTCGGGTCAAGACGACAATGCTTCTCTCGGTCCAGTAGCTGTTGATTACAG TGGTCTGCTACAGGAGGATGAATTTCACAAGCTGGCTGATTCCACAATTCATCATCTccttgagaagatagag GAATTTGGGGATTCTATGGATATAGATGGTTTTGATATTGATTACAGG AACCAAGTTCTAACTGTCAAATTTGGGAATTTGGGAACGTATGTGTTGAACAAGCAAACGCCAAATAGACAAATTTGGATGTCGTCGCCTGTGAG TGGTCCATCAAGATTCGATTGGGATCGAAATGCTGAAGCTTGGGTTTACAGGCGTACCAAAAACTATCTGTTTGAAATTTTGGAAAGCGAGTTGGAGCAGTTATGTGGTAACACAATTAGTCTCTCGTAA